aaagtgagatacaatcttcaaaaattcaaagagtcgcatctgatgagtttgaccttaatttttTGGAACGAGGCCCTGAAAAATGGCATTAAGTTTGGCAATATCACCCAAATCAGAGAGATGAAGTTAGACAAACTTATCTTAAATAGAATCCATATCAAAAATATCTTAATAATTATCTTATATCTGAtcccaaaattttaattttagtggaccaaaattttaattttattttaaactccGCCACTGCTTTTAACTTAATGTGATGATGATACATGAGATGATagtagaaaatacctaaaaattaaatttattttaataacttgtatttttataatgacattttaaaataattaattatgtgaCAATCAACTTATATTTGGTTACTTTAGTTAAAAAGtaattgtaaaataatttattatctttGGAATATGTGAGGAAACAAAAATTTAAGTAGTATAATTGTAAAATAGTACAAGATAATTCTTTATACTGTTATGTAAATAttgttatgtattatttgatagttgagtttaaattaataaaatctttaCAATTCAAAATAAGGGGATAAAAAATCTTTTGTCTGTAATCATAAAATTCGAAGTATTATTTTACTTATAAGCTATTTTTTAGCCTAAAATGATCCCCTTGGATTATATCCCATTTTAAACTTCCTATCcaaacataattattttttgatggcctttttaaaaaaaattctttatccAACGATTTCCAAACATACTCGAAGACCACAATAAGACCAAGCCCGTTAGTTATTGTTTATGGACATATAAGCCTATAAATCAATCAGCTATACCTGtccaacaaataaaataaaaaacttacaTATAGAATTTGTGATTGTGACGAATTAGTCAAATGTATCTTGATGTTAAAGCCACAGAAGTTCCCCCCTAAAAGCTATTGATGCATCATTTGGATCATGAGTTCTAACTTTTAAACCAATTTACCCGTTTTAGAAACTTAAAACACGAAAGGTATCTTTTTATCAGGTGTTAAAACTCCACATTTTGGTAATAGAAAGGGACAGACCACAAACATATAACTAATTGCTAAACTTACACTAAAACCAAATATCCATAAAAGCAACACATCTAGGCACAACTATATCCTAAGCTAAGCTTTTTGACAACAACCCATCATCCTTCAACAACTAATTGTGTATAAAACTATAAATTGATCTAAAGATGTATCAAAAAGTAACAATAATAGATGAAAGAGaacaaagaaagtaacaaaTATGAATCCCCAAGCTGACAATGCACGTACTACCCGCACGGATAATATTATGCTATGCCCAACTGGTTCATTGGTATGTCTAACATTGTTCCAACTTCCAACTCACATGATTTATTGGAACATcaatctgaaaaattatgaaaagattgACGTTACCATACAAGTTCATGTGTGTTAGGAACCAGCTACACAGcaaaaatcttttttgtttgtttgaatTACCTTTTCATAGAAGCTATATCTTTTCTGAGATAATCTAATCAGAGAGCTCACACTGTGGTACAAGTAACGATCATACTTACAGGGACCAATGAATCTATCAAAAAAGGAATGTGTTAGACAATTGCAAATATAGCCATTGGTTCTAACCATTTAACTAAATCAGGTCAGCCTTGCAATGGTTTTGCCTTGCGGATGTGTCCCATGCTATTGACAAGATCCTTCCGGGTACAGACAGGGAACATATGGATGTTTTTGAATGCTTTCAGCCGCCACAGAACATATGGGAAGCTGAGCTGATCCCGAGAAGTGAAGCGCACAACCTCATTAAACCAGACACACATCAACAGATTAGTTAGCGGTGTGTGCTTCTTCACGATAACAGAGGCTTCACATAGAGCTGCAAAGCACAAGAATGGTGCAAAGGTTGAAAAAACAATCCAATGGAAGTCCAGGTTTGATAATATAATCATGAAAGCATTAGCATACAATTCATTATTCACATACATGCAGCTATAGACGTTAGTAGTGGTAAAAAAATGACAGGAAAACCTTGGATGAATTACAACAGCAATCTTTCGTTGTCACTAAAATTAGAACAATTTTAAGAATATTGTtagtaattataatataatttaaggaAACCTTTCTTTCCATTAAATCTCTTGTCTTCAGGCAAGCCATCTTTTTTGTATTGATTCAATTGCACTTCAACTTCCTCTGGCTTGGCTTTGTTCTTCTTGACAACAGCCTTAGCCTCATCATAGACACTACTTCGAGCTCCATGTTCAGATATGGCAAGTATCGAATTCGAGCGCCAAAGTAGGGCTTCCAAAACACCTAGTGGATCCCTCCTAAATTGGGACTTGGCGTCTACCCAAATAGAATACTTAGCTTGAGGAAAAAGGCGATGGCTTAACATCTGAAAATGTCCAATTGAAGAAGATTGGAGAGAATCaggaaaaataacaaataaaaaaggggaGCGGAAAATAGTAGAGAACGATGGACATATATTATCCTTCACAAATGAAAGATATGTCTAAGGTTATCGAAATCTTGAGTTAACACATAAACTTGTTCAAGTTTACTAATTAAGATCTGCAAATCAAGTTTGCAAGTTGAATTTTCGAATTCACGTTTAACTAAGCTTCGCGAGTTTAGGCAAAATCTAGAGTTTGATAAGCTAGCATATCTCAATATGGACAATTGATGGAGTTACTGAAATATTAAAAGGGAGTTGGTGAAGAAAACAACCCATCTGTATGCGTGTTTACATAACAATGGGCGAAACAGAAAAAGAATCATAGCAGAACAACTATGTGCAACAAGGAATCAAGTTTAGCTACATCATTTACCATATGCAGAAAAGAGCTCTAAGGTTTAATACCTTGGGAATTTTACCATTCAACCTTTGATCAGAAAAAGGAAGATCCTGAACGACAACAACACGCCATTTCCCAATAAATCCATTTTGTCCAATTCTACGTCCTACTAATTCCTGTGCTTTTACAGTAATTTCATCCCAGAATGCTACATAGCAAACCTGCACATCACTAAATTGGTTTGGCAAATAAGATTGGTGGTTTCCAAGCTACATTAATAATGAATTCTTATACTACTTAAATAACCTTCTGAATCGAAGCCTTAGCCATTCCAATCGGTTGATATAGATCATCACCACCACCAAATGCACAAGTTGATACCACAGCTTTGCAAGCTTGCATGTAACTCTTATCTTCATCAGATATTTTAAATCCTCCATTAACACTGTAGAACCCACAATGTACTTTCACAGTTTTCTTCATCTATATAAAGAAACAGGGTATAAGGCAAGCATGCCAAATAGAAACCCAagtatcaaataaaataaaaactaccaATCAGCTTATAACCTCAAAACTTCTATCTCTCTCCTCAAAAGTTTGATTCCCagtaaagtaattaaattttatgtcatCTGTACGTAACTGAGACA
This portion of the Arachis duranensis cultivar V14167 chromosome 6, aradu.V14167.gnm2.J7QH, whole genome shotgun sequence genome encodes:
- the LOC107495977 gene encoding probable hexosyltransferase MUCI70, which encodes MFANNHTNVSITVSDEEPDELGRMRVRARRKRKKLSNRRLLRRLFVRYWTLLVIIPAACLLFFEASRIAHYNSSSSNNVDSETLTETTRDNRVVNESKPAVGKGMGVEQHKNLNRLDPTTHVVGGVRERCLKILPPEKLETLDFPEEKESGGPIDEVLYMLSESDASFVGGNTTLSQLRTDDIKFNYFTGNQTFEERDRSFEMKKTVKVHCGFYSVNGGFKISDEDKSYMQACKAVVSTCAFGGGDDLYQPIGMAKASIQKVCYVAFWDEITVKAQELVGRRIGQNGFIGKWRVVVVQDLPFSDQRLNGKIPKMLSHRLFPQAKYSIWVDAKSQFRRDPLGVLEALLWRSNSILAISEHGARSSVYDEAKAVVKKNKAKPEEVEVQLNQYKKDGLPEDKRFNGKKALCEASVIVKKHTPLTNLLMCVWFNEVVRFTSRDQLSFPYVLWRLKAFKNIHMFPVCTRKDLVNSMGHIRKAKPLQG